In Fibrobacter sp. UWB10, the genomic window AGACCAACACCGACCTTGCCGTTCTTGTTGCCAACGACAACGAGAGCGGAGAAGGACATACGGCGACCGCCCTTGACGGTCTTAGCGCAACGGTTGATGTGTACAACCTTGTCTTCAAATTCAGAAACTTGAGCTTCGCGTTCCAAAGTGTACCTCACTAGAATTTGAGTCCGCCTTCACGAGCTCCCTCAGCGAGAGCCTGAACGCGACCGTGATAGATGTAACCGCCGCGGTCAAAGACCACGGATTCAATGCCCTTGGACTTAGCGACTTCAGCAATCTGGATACCGAGCTGCTTGCTCTGTTCCGACTTCGTCATTTCACCGAACTTTGCCTGGAATTCCTTAGCAGTGGTGGTGAGCTGAACGAGAGACTTGTTGTTTTCGTCGTCGATAATCTGGGCTACCATGTGGGACAAGGAACGGCGAACAGCCAAACGAGGGCATTCTGCAGTTCCGACAACAGACTTGCGTACGCGTTCGTGGCGTGCGATTCTGGACTGGATTCTTTTCTTAGCAATTGCAGTCATAGTTTACCCTTATTTACCTGTCTTCTTACCTTGCTTACGACGGACAATTTCGCCTTCGTACTTGATGCCCTTGCCCTTATACGGTTCAGGCTTGCGGTACTTGCGGATTTCTGCCGCAGCTTGGCCGACCTTCTGCTTATCGATGCCCTTGATGGAGATCTTCAGCGGGTCAACAGCCTTGAGTTCAACGCCTTCCGGGGCCTTGAAGATAACCGGGTGAGAGAAGCCGAGAACCAAGTTGAGGTCCTTGCCCTTCTGTTCGACACGGTAACCAACGCCGACGATTTCGAGCGTCTTCTGGAAACCCTTGGTCACGCCTTCGACCATGTTGGCAACGAGAGCGCGAGTGGTGCCGTGGATGGCACGGGTGAACTTCTGATCGTCAGGACGAGAGAAGGAAAGCTGGTTGCCTTCGAGCTTGATTGCAATCAGTTCATGAACGTCAGTCTCGAGCTTGCCGAGAGGACCTTCAACCTTGATGTTCTGACCATTGACGGCGACTTTCACGCCGGCCGGGATATTGATAATAGCTTTACCGATACGGGACATCTTTACCATACCTTTGCGATGACTTCACCACCCACGTTTTCCTTGCGGGCTTCG contains:
- the rplR gene encoding 50S ribosomal protein L18; protein product: MTAIAKKRIQSRIARHERVRKSVVGTAECPRLAVRRSLSHMVAQIIDDENNKSLVQLTTTAKEFQAKFGEMTKSEQSKQLGIQIAEVAKSKGIESVVFDRGGYIYHGRVQALAEGAREGGLKF
- the rplF gene encoding 50S ribosomal protein L6, giving the protein MSRIGKAIINIPAGVKVAVNGQNIKVEGPLGKLETDVHELIAIKLEGNQLSFSRPDDQKFTRAIHGTTRALVANMVEGVTKGFQKTLEIVGVGYRVEQKGKDLNLVLGFSHPVIFKAPEGVELKAVDPLKISIKGIDKQKVGQAAAEIRKYRKPEPYKGKGIKYEGEIVRRKQGKKTGK